In Vigna angularis cultivar LongXiaoDou No.4 chromosome 8, ASM1680809v1, whole genome shotgun sequence, one DNA window encodes the following:
- the LOC108319431 gene encoding uncharacterized protein LOC108319431, with product MNLSGLSNNVVKFNGLNYADWSEQIQFQLGVLDLDMAIMMDEMPAAITVTSTDDEKSLHEAWHRSNRLSLNLMRMSMAENVKPSMPKTENAKEFMKLIKEYSQSDITNKSIVGTLMSELTTKKFDWSQPIHDHVNGMANIAARLKSMGM from the coding sequence ATGAATTTATCAGGTTTAAGCAACAATGTGGTCAAGTTTAATGGGCTCAATTATGCTGATTGGTCAGAACAAATCCAGTTCCAACTGGGTGTCTTAGACTTGGACATGGCAATTATGATGGATGAAATGCCCGCAGCCATTACAGTGACTAGTACAGATGATGAGAAGTCTCTTCATGAGGCTTGGCATAGGTCTAACAGGCTGTCACTAAACTTGATGCGCATGTCTATGGCAGAGAATGTAAAGCCTTCTATGCCTAAAACGGAAAATGCAAAGGAATTCATGAAACTGATCAAAGAGTACTCACAATCAGACATAACTAACAAGTCTATTGTAGGAACTCTTATGAGTGAGCTGACTACCAAAAAGTTTGACTGGTCGCAGCCCATACATGACCATGTAAATGGAATGGCAAATATAGCAGCAAGATTGAAGTCAATGGGAATGTAG
- the LOC108319437 gene encoding uncharacterized WD repeat-containing protein C2A9.03, with protein MSNHDDMNPFDQMDEDDFFDEIDYQNHGGDAALDEYEMLTKVTDTSAAQARKGKDIQGIPWERLNISRERYRLTRLEQYRNFENILTSGDAVDKESKQMEKGGNYYEFFYNTRMVKPTILHFQLRNLVWATSKHDVYLVSNYSVNHWSSISGTLSEIINFAGHVAPTERHVGNLLEGFSQTQISTLAVKDKLLVAGGFQGELTCKRLDQKGVSFCTRTTHDDNAITNAIEIYDSLSGATHIIASNNDCGVREYDTERFQLLNNFQFSWPVNHTSISPDRKLMTVVGDNLDGLLVDPQNGKTVATLVGHRDYSFASAWHPNGCTFATGNQDKTCRVWDVRHLSSPVAIVRGNLGATRSIRFSSDGQYMVVAEPADFVHVYSTKADYKIRQEIDFFGEISGVCLSPDDECMYIGIWDRTYASLLQYNRKHQYQYLDAYY; from the exons ATGTCCAACCATGATGACATGAACCCTTTTGATCAAATGGACGAAGACGatttctttgatgaaattgattaccaaAACCATGGTGGGGATGCTGCTCTTGATGAATATGAAATg CTTACTAAGGTGACTGATACGTCAGCTGCACAGGCAAGAAAGGGAAAGGACATTCAGGGAATTCCATGGGAGAGGTTGAACATATCAAGGGAAAGGTACAGGTTGACAAGGCTTGAGCAATACAGGAATTTTGAGAACATTCTTACATCTGGGGATGCTGTGGACAAG GAGTCCAAGCAAATGGAGAAGGGTGGCAATTACTATGAGTTCTTCTATAACACAAGAATGGTTAAGCCTACCATCCTTCATTTTCAG CTGAGAAACTTGGTATGGGCAACCTCAAAGCATGATGTCTACCTTGTCTCCAACTACTCAGTTAATCACTGGTCATCTATAAGTGGTACCTTGTCTGAGATAATCAATTTTGCTGGGCACGTGGCCCCTACGGAG AGACATGTAGGAAATTTGTTGGAAGGATTTTCTCAGACCCAGATTAGCACATTGGCTGTCAAGGATAAACTTCTTGTTGCTGGTGGCTTCCAAGGAGAGCTTACTTGTAAG CGTTTGGATCAGAAGGGAGTAAGCTTTTGTACACGGACCACACATGATGATAATGCCATAACAAATGCAATTGAAATATATGACAGCTTGAG TGGTGCAACTCATATTATTGCTTCCAATAATGATTGTGGTGTGAGAGAATATGACACAGAAAGGTTTCAGCTTTTGAATAACTTCCAGTTCTCTTGGCCAGTGAAT CACACATCAATCAGTCCAGACCGTAAGCTTATGACTGTTGTTGGAGATAACCTGGATGGGCTGCTGGTGGATCCTCAGAATGGGAAG ACTGTTGCTACTTTGGTTGGTCATCGAGATTACTCTTTTGCTTCTGCATGGCATCCCAATGGGTGTACCTTTGCAACGGGGAATCAGGATAAGACTTGCAGAGTATGGGATGTTAGACACTTATCTTCTCCTGTTGCCATTGTCAGGGGTAACCTAGGGGCAACCCGTTCTATTCGGTTTTCTTCAGATGGTCAATATATGGTGGTTGCTGAGCCTGCAGATTTTGTGCACGTTTATAGCACAAAGGCAGACTACAAAATACGGCAAGAGATTGATTTCTTTGGAGAAATTTCTGGGGTTTGTCTGAGTCCTGATGATGAGTGTATGTATATTGGAATCTGGGACAGGACATATGCAAGCTTGCTACAGTATAATAGGAAGCACCAATATCAATATCTTGATGCCTACTACTGA
- the LOC108319434 gene encoding fanconi-associated nuclease 1 homolog isoform X6 — MNDNKDGENGGRFKGMVIFPSPSFVQRAVVTLEMVLTGRESLIRLIGRRRRFLPNRRSILSDPIPDPNPNPNLSPNPVVEQPPQQPDQSGDVQCPVCGRNLPSDDHNRINSHLDVCLSQSQPKPATKRKLSQRTLLELNFSPSNSKPKLQSLSHESNSASFLPLPNNGCEEEENCDKQEPPEKHETGVNSTLVATSSSSSPSLPLNSGVPDDSKPVDVLGATLETFIVGRRHADNPDEICAGTAISLLRDPQNVKDPNAVKVVSGDSACCKSLGFLPRHLAQYLSPLIDNYGLGFQGHVTSVPKHSLEIVPIQVTCHKTANGESKYADETFICLWKNVQHVVKFERRNPPSTVKYQLNFFLMLQEALRNNIHLLTEDEKTYMDSFTLLSNESQRLFIRLYTRKGPWFRMSSISYSEIVDTQKAVKELADKEYIHFIEDANQLCMSDVKDILNVLNVSELREIWSISLKKGGGHGLKKQHLISSIISSDAGVPWSQLSTMILERSSSCIRISSKSESLMWRTERLFFLNGEHDLSSFLLVDMGKIKYPAYNCIISEPIFSNRRNLLSYEEAIEVAQIMDEALDTNKIEVVLRCIKLAESRVSTDFSDRYSTSESVSSIQHLFTASWVYSKVVTVGISFLEQERRYTDAINLLRWLLNVFPSDLRRGYWTLRLSIDLEHLGFIDESLQVSENGLLDPWVRAGSRMALQRRVLCLGKPPRRWKVPSYSRSALQKIPQVFVQGRPLNSDLGGKSRYYNEEGKQCGVEELALNYYARDGGGWQGVHAESGIWLTIFGLLMWDVIYADVPNVFYTRFQMQEKR, encoded by the exons atgaatgacaATAAAGATGGTGAAAATGGCGGGAGATTTAAGGGTATGGTTATTTTTCCCTCTCCTTCCTTTGTGCAGCGTGCAGTAGTGACATTAGAAATGGTGCTCACAGGCAGAGAAAGCTTGATTCGATTAATTGGCAGACGGAGGCGCTTCCTCCCAAATCGCCGCTCTATCCTCTCCGATCCCATCCCTGATCCTAACCCTAACCCGAACCTCAGCCCGAATCCG GTTGTTGAACAACCGCCGCAGCAACCAGATCAAAGCGGCGACGTACAGTGCCCTGTTTGCGGCCGCAACCTTCCCAGTGATGATCACAACCGCATAAACTCTCATCTCG ATGTGTGTCTCTCTCAATCACAACCAAAACCGGCAACAAAACGAAAGCTTTCCCAACGCACCCTCCTTGAGTTAAACTTTTCCCCATCCAATTCCAAACCTAAACTCCAGAGTCTCTCTCACGAATCTAACAGTGCCTCCTTCCTTCCTCTTCCAAATAACGGCTGTGAAGAAGAGGAAAATTGCGATAAACAAGAACCGCCTGAAAAACACGAGACTGGAGTTAATTCTACACTTGTTGCCACTTCCTCATCTTCCTCGCCTTCCTTGCCCCTGAACAGTGGGGTGCCTGATGATTCTAAACCAGTTGATGTGCTTGGTGCCACGCTTGAAACTTTCATCGTTGGCCGGAGGCACGCTGATAATCCAGACGAAATATGTGCTGGAACCGCCATATCTCTTTTGAGGGACCCTCAAAATGTTAAGGACCCCAATGCCGTTAAG GTTGTTTCTGGGGATTCTGCATGCTGTAAGTCGTTAGGTTTTCTTCCCCGCCATCTAGCCCAGTACCTATCTCCTCTTATTGATAACTATGGCCTTGGATTTCAG GGGCATGTTACTTCTGTTCCAAAACATTCTCTCGAAATCGTGCCAATTCAGGTTACGTGTCACAAAACGGCAAATGGTGAAAGCAAGTACGCCGATGAGACATTTATATGCTTATGGAAAAATGTTCAACACGTTGTTAAATTTGAAAGAAGGAATCCTCCTTCAACTGTAAAGTATCAgctgaatttttttcttatgcTACAAGAAGCGTTAAGAAATAATATTCACCTTTTAACTGAAGATGAGAAAACCTATATGG ATTCATTCACTTTACTCTCAAATGAAAGTCAGAGGCTTTTTATCCGGCTATACACTAGAAAAg GACCTTGGTTTCGCATGTCTAGCATTTCATATTCTGAAATAGTGGATACTCAAAAGGCAGTGAAGGAACTTGCTG ATAAAGAatacatacattttattgaagaTGCGAATCAACTATGTATGAGTGATGTGAAAGATATCTTGAATGTCCTCAATGTTTCTGAATTGCGTGAAATTTGGAGCATTTCACTAAAAAAG GGTGGTGGTCATGGGTTGAAGAAGCAGCATCTGATTTCATCCATTATTTCTAGTGACGCTGGTGTACCTTG GTCACAATTATCAACTATGATTTTGGAAAGATCTAGTTCTTGTATTAGGATTTCATCAAAATCTGAGTCTCTTATGTGGCGTACTGAG agacttttctttttaaatggaGAACATGATCTGTCGTCCTTTCTACTTGTGGATATGGGAAAAATTAAGTATCCAGCTTACAACTGCATAATATCAGAACCAATTTTCTCAAATCGCAGGAATCTGCTCTCTTATGAAGAG GCTATTGAAGTGGCACAAATTATGGATGAAGCTCTTGATACAAACAAAATTGAAGTGGTATTAAGGTGCATAAAGCTAGCTGAATCCCGTGTATCTACTGATTTTTCTGACCGGTACTCAACTTCTGAATCAGTATCTTCAATTCAGCACTTATTTACAGCATCATGGGTATACTCCAAAGTGGTCACCGTGGGGATTTCTTTCCTTGAGCAGGAGCGCAG GTACACTGACGCAATTAATTTGCTCAGATGGCTGCTAAATGTTTTCCCTTCTGATTTAAGAAGAGGATATTGGACACTGAGGTTATCAATTGATTTGGAGCACCTGGGCTTCATTGATGAGAGTCTCCAAGTATCTGAAAACGGGTTGCTGGATCCATGGGTACGTGCTGGTTCAAGAATGGCACTGCAAAGGCGGGTTCTTTGTCTAGGTAAACCACCAAGGCGCTGGAAAGTTCCTAGTTATTCTAGGTCTGCACTGCAGAAGATCCCTCAG GTTTTTGTTCAAGGGAGACCATTGAATTCTGATTTGGGAGGAAAGAGTAGGTACTACAATGAAGAGGGGAAACAATGTGGAGTGGAAGAGCTTGCTTTGAATTACTATGCTAGGGATGGAGGTGGATGGCAAGGTGTTCACGCAGAGAGTGGGATATGGTTAACCATTTTTGGGCTACTTATGTGGGATGTCATATATGCTGATGTACCAAATGTCTTTTATACTAGATTTCAG ATGCAGGAGAAGAGGTAA
- the LOC108319429 gene encoding tRNA nucleotidyltransferase cca2-like translates to MFGLVRIALDDTNSLCIFADGQQVLPNLVDKLSSHHICGSFQSHSHRPAKTLVRIATPSFRSCGCAPMSTVQVRDRIDISDTERSIFDRLLATLRHFHLQTQLRVAGGWVRDKLLGKECYDIDIALDNMMGTEFVDKVREYLLSIGEDAQGVCVIESNPDQSKHLETARMRLFDMWIDFVNLRSEEYTENSRIPSKQRIGTAEEDAYRRDLTINSLFYNINTDSVEDFTKRGILDLKSGKIVTPLPPKATFLDDPLRVLRAIRFGARFEFTLDEDLKVAASCDDVKDALATKISRERIGTEIDLMISGNQPVKAMTYIYDLTLFQIVFSLPPEFEPAISDGCERLCISCLDTAWNLVQLLGESTFTAEQKRLALYAALFLPLRNTTYREKKAKTVPVVNHIIRESLKRKAKDAEVVLNLHQASHKFLSLFPCLTSGKDDQVVDHDWMGDLVDVPVYSRVRVLTGFLLRELKDFWRVALLISTILHPIDIEDEPSQLDIRRDLFNTVENAITKLGLERIWDVKQLINGKDVYTLQAGFVGMS, encoded by the coding sequence ATGTTTGGACTGGTCAGGATTGCTCTCGATGACACAAACTCCCTGTGCATCTTCGCCGATGGACAACAAGTACTCCCTAACCTTGTCGACAAACTCAGTTCCCATCATATTTGTGGCAGTTTTCAAAGCCACTCTCACCGTCCCGCCAAAACCCTCGTTCGAATCGCCACGCCGTCGTTTCGGAGTTGCGGTTGCGCACCAATGTCTACGGTTCAGGTCCGTGACAGAATCGACATATCTGATACCGAGAGAAGCATCTTTGATAGGCTTCTTGCCACTCTTCGCCACTTTCACCTCCAAACTCAGCTCCGTGTCGCGGGTGGCTGGGTTCGCGACAAGCTTCTAGGAAAAGAGTGCTATGACATCGATATCGCTCTGGACAATATGATGGGAACTGAGTTTGTCGACAAGGTTAGGGAGTACTTGTTGTCCATCGGCGAAGATGCACAGGGAGTTTGTGTCATCGAGAGCAATCCTGACCAGTCCAAACATTTGGAAACAGCCAGGATGCGTTTGTTTGATATGTGGATTGATTTTGTTAACCTACGTAGTGAAGAATACACTGAGAATAGCCGCATTCCTTCCAAGCAAAGAATTGGAACAGCAGAAGAGGATGCATATAGGAGAGATTTGACAATTAACAGCTTATTCTACAATATCAACACTGACTCAGTTGAAGATTTCACTAAGAGAGGGATCCTGGATCTTAAGTCCGGAAAGATTGTGACACCTTTACCCCCAAAAGCCACATTTCTTGATGACCCATTACGAGTTCTTCGAGCCATTAGATTTGGTGCTAGATTTGAATTCACCCTAGACGAAGATCTGAAAGTAGCTGCTTCATGTGATGATGTGAAAGATGCTCTGGCCACTAAAATTAGCAGAGAGCGCATTGGAACTGAGATTGATCTTATGATATCCGGAAATCAGCCGGTCAAAGCAATGACTTACATTTATGATCTGACACTCTTTCAGATTGTATTCAGTCTTCCTCCTGAATTTGAACCTGCTATTTCAGATGGATGTGAAAGGCTTTGCATTTCTTGCTTGGATACTGCTTGGAACCTTGTCCAGTTACTTGGAGAGTCAACTTTCACTGCTGAACAAAAAAGGTTAGCACTTTATGCTGCTTTGTTTCTTCCTCTTAGAAATACCACTTACAgagaaaaaaaagcaaaaacgGTTCCTGTTGTCAATCATATTATCCGGGAGTCACTTAAACGAAAAGCTAAGGATGCGGAAGTGGTGCTTAATTTACACCAAGCATCACATAAATTCTTGTCGTTGTTCCCTTGTCTTACATCTGGTAAGGATGACCAAGTTGTCGATCATGATTGGATGGGAGACTTGGTTGATGTCCCTGTCTATTCTAGAGTCAGGGTACTGACAGGGTTTCTCTTAAGAGAGCTTAAAGATTTTTGGCGAGTTGCACTGTTGATATCTACTATACTACATCCTATTGACATTGAGGATGAGCCCTCCCAGCTGGACATAAGAAGAGATCTGTTTAATACTGTGGAGAATGCTATAACCAAACTCGGCCTTGAGAGGATATGGGACGTAAAacaattgatcaatggcaaagatgTCTataccttacaagccggttttgtggggatgagttag